From the Thermosinus carboxydivorans Nor1 genome, one window contains:
- a CDS encoding Nramp family divalent metal transporter, translated as MENDIGKRTIPAFLRYVGPGILVTVGFIDPGNWATNLAAGAEFGYKLLWMVTLATVMLIILQHNAAHLGIVTGLCLAEAAALHLRPLVARAALATAVLAAVATAMAEILGGAIALNMLFGLPLKAGALLVAGLCGWLLWSNSYRRLEKIIIGFVSLIGLSFLFELSLVKVDWAQAAAGWVTPALPAGALTVVMGVLGAVVMPHNLFLHSEVIQSRQWNLEDEAVIRRQLRYEFLDTLLSMGIGWAINSAMILISAAVFFVHGATVDDLVQAQELLRPLMGSAAATVFAVALLFSGLSSTTTAGMAGASIFAGLFGKAYDSRDRHSLIGILITYGGALAALLAVERPFEGLIYSQVALSMQLPLTVFLQVYLTSSPKVMGKYANSPRQKLVLLVVAAVVTALNVLLVKDMLA; from the coding sequence ATGGAAAATGACATTGGCAAAAGAACCATTCCCGCCTTTTTGCGGTATGTGGGGCCAGGGATTTTGGTGACGGTGGGGTTTATTGATCCGGGCAACTGGGCGACCAATTTGGCGGCGGGGGCGGAATTTGGCTATAAGCTTTTGTGGATGGTGACGCTGGCGACGGTGATGTTGATTATTTTGCAGCACAATGCGGCGCATCTGGGGATTGTGACCGGGCTGTGCCTGGCCGAGGCGGCGGCGCTCCACCTGCGGCCGCTGGTCGCGCGGGCGGCGCTGGCAACGGCGGTGTTGGCGGCGGTGGCCACGGCCATGGCCGAGATTTTGGGCGGGGCGATCGCGCTCAACATGCTGTTTGGCCTGCCGCTTAAGGCGGGGGCGCTGCTGGTGGCCGGCCTGTGCGGCTGGCTGCTGTGGTCTAATTCGTACCGCCGGCTGGAAAAGATTATTATCGGTTTTGTGTCGCTGATCGGCCTGTCGTTTTTGTTCGAGCTTAGCTTGGTGAAGGTCGACTGGGCGCAGGCGGCGGCCGGCTGGGTGACGCCGGCGCTGCCTGCCGGGGCGCTGACGGTTGTCATGGGTGTGCTGGGCGCGGTGGTCATGCCGCACAATTTGTTTTTGCATTCCGAGGTCATCCAGAGCCGCCAGTGGAATCTTGAGGACGAGGCAGTCATCCGGCGCCAGCTCAGGTATGAGTTTTTGGACACGCTGCTATCCATGGGGATCGGATGGGCGATCAACAGTGCGATGATTTTGATCAGCGCCGCCGTGTTTTTTGTTCACGGCGCGACGGTCGATGACCTGGTTCAGGCCCAGGAACTGCTCAGGCCGCTCATGGGCAGTGCGGCGGCGACCGTATTTGCCGTGGCACTGCTATTTTCGGGCCTATCTTCCACCACGACCGCCGGCATGGCGGGGGCGAGCATTTTCGCCGGCCTGTTTGGCAAGGCATATGACAGCCGTGACCGGCATTCGCTTATCGGCATCCTGATCACCTACGGCGGGGCGCTGGCGGCGCTATTGGCCGTCGAGCGGCCGTTCGAAGGGCTGATTTACTCGCAGGTGGCACTCAGCATGCAGTTGCCGCTGACGGTATTTTTGCAAGTTTACCTTACGTCTTCGCCCAAGGTGATGGGCAAATACGCCAATTCCCCCCGGCAGAAACTGGTGCTGCTAGTCGTAGCCGCGGTGGTGACGGCGCTCAATGTGCTGCTAGTTAAGGACATGCTCGCGTGA
- the cydD gene encoding thiol reductant ABC exporter subunit CydD encodes MVSRPLLGEAKKQKWLLAAVIGLGLGGGLLAVWQAALLAQVVHAVFLAEHGLADVEGSLAVLLAIIVARAVLLGLGETAAHRLAARIKADLRRRLLGHILALGPVRTARKSTGELLTLFTTGIEDLEPYFARYLPQLATAVLVPLAVLLAVAAEDAAAGLLLFVTAPLIPLFMILIGRQAEGLSRRQWARLAVLGAHFFDVLQGLTTLKIFGRSKEQCAVIARMSDELRLATMAVLRVALLSALVLELVSTLSTAVVAVTVGLKLLYGQLSFVQAFFVLLLAPEFYLPLRLLGGHFHASMAGSAAAASLFQELAAPLPREQAGGEPLSRQKEVAVTFDNVYYSFDGGARPALCGVSFTLEPGKKTALVGPSGAGKTTVANLLMKLIEPDRGEIRVNGLSLSRIRRADWLNHVAYVPQQPHIFSGTVADNIRLGCPDASGAAVEEAARRAGAHQFISKLPQGYATMVGEGGRPLSGGEAQRLAIARALLKDAPVVILDEPTANLDPYSEAVIQAALEKLTRDRTVLVIAHRLTTVRNASRIIVLDQGTISETGTHAELMARGGLYYRLVSAWREEG; translated from the coding sequence ATGGTCAGCAGGCCGCTGCTGGGCGAGGCGAAAAAACAGAAATGGTTGTTGGCCGCCGTTATCGGCCTGGGACTGGGCGGCGGCCTGCTGGCAGTCTGGCAGGCCGCTCTGTTGGCCCAGGTCGTTCATGCCGTTTTTTTGGCGGAGCATGGGCTGGCGGACGTAGAAGGTAGTCTCGCCGTCCTGCTCGCCATCATAGTAGCGCGGGCTGTCCTGCTGGGGCTGGGCGAGACGGCCGCCCACCGGCTGGCCGCGCGGATCAAAGCCGATTTGCGCCGGCGCCTGCTCGGCCATATTCTGGCGCTGGGACCAGTCCGAACGGCGAGGAAAAGTACGGGAGAACTACTTACATTATTCACTACGGGGATAGAAGACCTTGAGCCTTATTTTGCCCGGTACCTGCCCCAACTGGCAACGGCGGTGCTTGTGCCCCTCGCCGTCCTGCTAGCCGTTGCTGCGGAAGATGCCGCGGCAGGGCTGCTCCTTTTCGTCACCGCTCCCCTTATTCCCCTTTTTATGATCCTCATCGGCCGGCAGGCCGAGGGGCTAAGTAGGCGCCAGTGGGCCAGGCTTGCCGTGCTCGGCGCTCATTTTTTCGACGTCCTCCAAGGCCTGACCACCCTGAAAATTTTCGGCCGCAGCAAAGAGCAGTGCGCCGTTATCGCCAGGATGAGCGACGAATTGCGCCTAGCGACAATGGCGGTACTGCGTGTAGCCCTTTTGTCCGCCCTTGTTCTGGAACTTGTTTCCACGCTGAGTACGGCTGTCGTTGCCGTCACTGTCGGCCTGAAGCTGCTCTACGGGCAGCTTTCCTTTGTTCAGGCCTTCTTTGTCCTGCTGCTCGCTCCTGAATTCTATTTGCCGCTCCGGCTGCTGGGCGGCCATTTTCACGCCAGTATGGCCGGCAGCGCTGCCGCCGCATCCCTTTTTCAGGAGCTGGCGGCGCCGCTTCCCCGGGAGCAGGCCGGCGGTGAGCCTTTATCCCGGCAAAAAGAGGTGGCCGTGACATTTGATAATGTGTACTATTCTTTTGACGGCGGTGCCCGTCCGGCCTTATGCGGCGTAAGTTTCACCCTGGAGCCGGGAAAAAAGACAGCCCTGGTCGGGCCAAGCGGCGCCGGCAAGACGACGGTGGCCAACCTCCTAATGAAGCTTATTGAACCTGACCGCGGCGAAATCCGAGTGAACGGCCTATCCCTCAGCCGCATCCGGCGGGCAGACTGGTTAAACCACGTGGCGTATGTTCCCCAGCAGCCCCATATCTTTTCCGGTACAGTGGCCGATAACATCCGCCTGGGCTGTCCGGACGCATCTGGCGCAGCGGTGGAGGAGGCGGCCAGGCGGGCCGGAGCGCACCAGTTTATTAGCAAGCTACCCCAGGGTTATGCCACAATGGTAGGAGAAGGCGGCCGCCCTTTGAGCGGCGGAGAGGCACAACGGCTGGCCATTGCCCGCGCGCTCTTAAAAGACGCGCCGGTGGTCATTCTCGATGAACCGACGGCCAACCTTGACCCATACAGCGAGGCGGTCATCCAAGCGGCGCTAGAAAAGCTGACGCGTGACCGGACGGTGCTGGTTATTGCGCACCGTTTGACGACGGTGCGCAACGCCAGCCGCATCATTGTCCTGGACCAGGGAACAATCAGCGAGACAGGCACTCACGCCGAATTAATGGCCAGGGGTGGGCTGTACTACCGGCTGGTGTCGGCTTGGCGAGAGGAGGGTTAA
- a CDS encoding cytochrome ubiquinol oxidase subunit I: protein MSELFLARWQFGVTATYHFLFVPLTLGLSILVAIMEIIYVRTGNELYKKLTQFWGKLFVINFAMGVVTGIVQEFHFGMNWSEYSRFMGDIFGAPLALEALTAFFLESTFLGLWIFGWDKLPKAVHAACIAIVAFSSNLSAFWILVANSFMQSPVGYTIQNGRAEMTDFLALITNPYVAHQYPHTFLAGLVTAGVFVMAISAWHFLRQTNREFFRASFSMGLICTLIGVLLLIGSGHMQAQYLAKAQPMKLAAAEALWETADPAPFALFAAIDEGNKANTAELQIPGLLSFLVHNSTGGEVKGLKELQVEYVQKYGPGDYIPPVTPVFWSFRIMVAAGGWLALLAVVSAYLWRTNQLESSTRVLKAIVWSLPIPYIANSAGWFVAEAGRQPWIVYGLQRVDQAVSPTVTAGEIWTTLIGFTAVYGVLAAAAGYLMRKVVVQGPADQAPAAAPNATKGATLWN, encoded by the coding sequence ATGAGCGAACTTTTTTTGGCCCGCTGGCAGTTCGGCGTTACTGCGACCTACCATTTTCTGTTCGTGCCTTTGACGCTGGGGCTGTCTATTCTCGTTGCGATCATGGAAATAATTTATGTGCGTACCGGCAATGAACTGTACAAAAAGCTGACGCAGTTCTGGGGCAAGCTGTTTGTTATCAATTTCGCCATGGGGGTTGTCACCGGTATTGTCCAGGAATTTCACTTTGGCATGAACTGGTCGGAATATTCCCGGTTTATGGGGGATATTTTCGGTGCTCCCCTGGCGCTGGAAGCCCTGACGGCGTTCTTTCTGGAGTCTACTTTTTTAGGGCTATGGATTTTCGGCTGGGATAAGTTGCCGAAAGCCGTACATGCCGCGTGTATTGCCATTGTCGCTTTTTCCAGCAACTTATCAGCCTTCTGGATCCTGGTAGCCAACTCGTTCATGCAGTCGCCCGTAGGCTATACCATCCAAAACGGTCGCGCGGAAATGACCGATTTTCTTGCCCTCATTACCAACCCGTACGTTGCTCACCAGTATCCTCATACTTTTCTGGCCGGACTGGTCACGGCAGGGGTGTTCGTAATGGCGATCAGCGCCTGGCACTTCTTACGCCAGACCAATCGCGAGTTTTTTCGCGCATCGTTCTCCATGGGGCTGATTTGCACCCTTATCGGCGTCCTGCTGCTTATCGGCAGTGGGCATATGCAGGCCCAGTACCTGGCGAAGGCGCAGCCCATGAAGCTGGCAGCCGCCGAGGCGCTTTGGGAAACGGCGGATCCCGCGCCGTTCGCCCTATTTGCCGCCATTGACGAAGGCAATAAGGCCAATACGGCCGAACTGCAAATTCCCGGCTTGCTGAGCTTTTTAGTCCATAATTCGACCGGCGGTGAGGTAAAGGGCCTAAAGGAGCTGCAGGTTGAGTATGTCCAAAAGTATGGTCCCGGTGATTACATACCTCCCGTTACCCCCGTATTCTGGAGTTTCCGCATCATGGTCGCCGCCGGCGGCTGGCTGGCGCTGCTGGCCGTGGTGAGCGCTTATTTATGGCGGACCAACCAGCTGGAAAGCAGCACCAGGGTTCTCAAAGCCATTGTATGGAGTCTGCCCATTCCCTACATTGCTAATTCCGCCGGATGGTTTGTCGCCGAGGCCGGTCGTCAGCCATGGATCGTGTACGGTCTCCAGCGGGTTGACCAGGCGGTATCCCCAACCGTTACGGCCGGGGAAATATGGACTACCCTGATAGGGTTTACGGCAGTTTACGGCGTGTTGGCCGCCGCTGCAGGTTATCTCATGCGCAAGGTTGTCGTGCAGGGCCCGGCGGACCAGGCGCCGGCGGCAGCGCCAAATGCGACAAAGGGGGCGACGTTATGGAACTGA
- the fliD gene encoding flagellar filament capping protein FliD: MGMRTYGLSGSGLDVDQLVKDLMKARRASYDKLYQKKTQLEWKKADYATMYSTIKSFRETTVFNYKLQGTLAPKKVASGNEAVVTATANADAANVNHTITVTQLAGGVTLGSNGPITTGASKDTLAAQFGLTGGSFDIKITNGTISKTITVDPTKSIYDFVSAINSAGVNIKANYDATLDRFFLYTTGTGATVGIDFTGSSTAGIDFLQNKLKIATVSGVTTAGVTSTASTGFVSTDVLSSKISGLPATFNLKLTNGAKTANITLNSSDTLQQVIDKINAAGVGAAASFDNGTGKFTLQATSGTLDLTGSDSAALQLFIDKLKLPANLPTVHGQDAIFTLDGVNLTQASNTFTISGVTYNLKAVGTASVAVSPDNDKAIANVKAFIDAYNSVLDKINAELKEERYPDYLPLTDEQRKEMSESQVTEWEKLAKSGMLRRDPILQDTLFKMRYDIATPVQGVTGQYTSLSSIGITTGDYSEGGKLYLDETKLKAALEADPDIVNKLFGSNGATREQDGVAVRLYDTLKGALDKIKGEAGTSAAVDGDTTSVLAQRIKDYQKQMEAMDRRLKDIEDRYYKQFDALEVALSKMNQQTGWLLQQFSSR; the protein is encoded by the coding sequence ATGGGGATGCGGACCTACGGTCTGAGCGGGTCGGGCCTGGACGTCGACCAGCTGGTCAAAGACCTGATGAAGGCGCGCCGCGCATCGTATGATAAACTATACCAGAAGAAGACGCAGCTGGAGTGGAAAAAGGCCGACTACGCGACCATGTACAGCACGATCAAAAGTTTTCGCGAGACGACGGTCTTTAACTATAAGCTGCAGGGCACTCTGGCGCCGAAGAAGGTGGCGTCCGGCAATGAGGCGGTGGTGACGGCTACGGCCAACGCCGACGCCGCCAATGTCAACCATACTATTACCGTGACCCAGCTGGCCGGCGGGGTGACCCTAGGCAGCAATGGGCCCATCACGACCGGCGCCAGCAAGGATACATTGGCCGCCCAGTTCGGTCTGACCGGCGGGTCGTTTGATATTAAGATAACCAACGGGACGATCAGCAAGACGATTACTGTCGACCCCACGAAGAGCATCTATGATTTCGTCAGTGCCATCAACAGCGCCGGCGTCAATATTAAGGCCAATTACGACGCCACGCTTGACCGGTTTTTCTTGTATACCACCGGCACCGGCGCCACGGTGGGGATTGATTTTACCGGCAGCAGCACCGCCGGTATTGATTTTCTGCAAAACAAACTGAAAATCGCCACTGTTTCCGGCGTGACGACCGCCGGGGTTACCAGTACGGCGAGTACCGGCTTTGTGTCGACCGACGTGCTGTCCAGTAAGATTAGTGGTCTGCCGGCGACGTTCAACCTGAAGCTTACCAACGGTGCGAAAACCGCCAACATCACGCTTAATAGCAGCGATACGCTGCAGCAGGTGATCGATAAAATCAACGCTGCCGGGGTAGGCGCGGCGGCTAGTTTCGATAACGGAACCGGCAAGTTCACGCTGCAGGCGACCAGCGGCACGCTTGATCTAACCGGCAGCGACAGCGCTGCTTTGCAACTTTTTATTGACAAACTAAAGCTGCCGGCCAATCTGCCGACCGTCCATGGCCAGGACGCCATCTTTACCCTTGACGGCGTAAACCTCACGCAGGCAAGCAATACTTTCACCATTTCCGGCGTTACCTACAACCTGAAGGCGGTGGGAACGGCGTCAGTGGCGGTATCGCCCGATAATGATAAGGCGATTGCCAATGTCAAGGCCTTCATCGACGCGTATAACTCTGTCCTGGACAAAATCAACGCCGAACTGAAGGAGGAGCGCTATCCCGATTACCTCCCGCTTACCGACGAGCAGCGCAAGGAGATGAGCGAGAGCCAGGTCACGGAATGGGAAAAATTGGCCAAGAGCGGCATGCTGCGCCGCGACCCCATCCTCCAGGATACTCTATTTAAAATGCGCTACGATATCGCGACACCTGTCCAGGGGGTGACCGGCCAATATACCAGCTTGTCCAGCATCGGCATCACGACCGGCGACTATTCGGAAGGCGGCAAGTTGTATCTGGACGAGACCAAGCTCAAAGCGGCGCTGGAAGCCGACCCGGATATTGTGAACAAACTCTTCGGCAGCAACGGAGCTACCCGGGAACAAGACGGCGTGGCCGTCCGGCTGTATGATACGCTTAAGGGCGCGCTGGATAAAATCAAAGGCGAAGCCGGCACTTCGGCCGCGGTTGATGGCGATACAACCAGCGTGCTGGCTCAGCGCATCAAAGATTATCAAAAGCAGATGGAGGCCATGGACCGCCGGCTTAAGGACATCGAGGATAGGTACTACAAGCAATTTGACGCCTTGGAAGTAGCCTTAAGCAAGATGAACCAGCAAACCGGCTGGCTCCTGCAGCAGTTTAGCAGCCGATGA
- the cydC gene encoding thiol reductant ABC exporter subunit CydC: protein MMGTAVRLLKIVIRPAAATMTLALVFAVLTVASGTGLLAAAAFLIASAALHPPLSALSLAIVGVRFFGLSRAVFRYAERYFAHDATLRCLSRIRVWFFAALEPLAPARLAGEKSGDLVGRMVADVDVLQHFYIRVVLPPLAAVLVLAGMWLFLAPFNVQFAYILTAAFLAAGLLLPLIISRISRFRSGQLLESSASLKAALVDILEGMTELAAFNQVEAYVRQTENKAAALAEKQKAAARLAALANAAASLIMHSAVWATTVLAVVLAEKGDLAKVYIAVLALAVQGSFEAVMPLPLAAHYLEHSLAAARRLFAVIDQGAPAVDAGAVCARPANCDIVVTNLSFRYSPQATDVLRDISFTVPAGGRIAIVGPSGAGKSTVVSLLLRFWDYDRGSIRLGGRELKTYPPAVLRDMIGVVPQRPYLFNTSIEDNIRLAKPDAAREEIAAAVRQAAFDGLVDVLPDGLATMVGQNGRTLSGGQRQRVAIARVFLKAAPILLLDEPTAGLDAATEREVLAALDKFMAGRTTILITHRLIGLENMDEILVLYRGRIVERGRQAELLARQGLFYQMWRLQNDRLM, encoded by the coding sequence ATGATGGGTACGGCAGTCAGACTGTTAAAAATTGTCATTAGACCGGCGGCAGCCACCATGACGCTGGCCCTTGTCTTTGCCGTCCTGACGGTCGCCAGCGGCACAGGCTTACTGGCTGCCGCCGCTTTTCTTATTGCCAGCGCCGCCCTTCACCCGCCTTTGTCAGCATTGTCGCTGGCCATTGTCGGAGTACGCTTTTTTGGCCTCTCCCGGGCGGTATTTCGTTATGCAGAACGGTATTTCGCCCATGATGCCACCCTGCGGTGCCTGAGCCGGATCCGAGTGTGGTTTTTTGCGGCACTTGAGCCGTTGGCTCCCGCCCGGCTGGCAGGAGAAAAGAGCGGCGACCTCGTGGGCCGGATGGTAGCCGATGTGGATGTGCTGCAGCATTTTTATATCCGCGTCGTATTGCCGCCTTTAGCGGCGGTGCTGGTGTTGGCCGGCATGTGGCTGTTTTTGGCACCCTTTAACGTCCAGTTTGCTTATATCCTTACCGCCGCCTTTTTAGCCGCCGGGCTGTTGCTGCCGTTAATCATCAGCCGGATCAGTCGCTTTCGCTCCGGTCAGCTGCTTGAGAGCAGCGCCAGTTTGAAGGCGGCGCTGGTTGACATTCTGGAGGGAATGACGGAACTGGCCGCTTTTAACCAGGTTGAAGCTTATGTGCGGCAGACAGAAAACAAAGCCGCCGCTCTGGCTGAAAAGCAGAAAGCGGCCGCCCGCCTCGCGGCGCTGGCCAATGCCGCCGCCAGTCTGATCATGCACAGCGCCGTATGGGCTACCACCGTCTTGGCGGTTGTTTTGGCGGAAAAGGGGGATTTGGCAAAAGTGTACATCGCTGTGCTGGCCTTGGCGGTCCAGGGCAGTTTCGAGGCGGTCATGCCGCTGCCGCTGGCTGCCCATTATCTCGAACACAGCCTGGCCGCCGCCCGCCGCCTGTTCGCCGTCATTGACCAAGGGGCGCCGGCGGTTGACGCCGGCGCGGTTTGCGCCCGCCCGGCAAACTGCGATATCGTTGTGACAAACCTGTCTTTCCGCTACAGTCCCCAGGCCACTGACGTTTTGCGCGACATATCCTTTACCGTACCGGCCGGCGGGCGCATCGCCATTGTCGGTCCGAGCGGCGCCGGCAAAAGCACCGTTGTTTCCCTGCTGCTACGCTTTTGGGATTATGACCGAGGGTCCATCCGCCTGGGCGGCCGGGAACTTAAGACCTATCCGCCGGCGGTGCTTAGGGACATGATCGGTGTCGTGCCCCAACGCCCCTATCTGTTTAATACCAGTATTGAGGACAACATCCGGCTGGCGAAACCGGACGCTGCTAGGGAGGAAATTGCCGCAGCCGTACGACAGGCTGCCTTTGACGGACTGGTAGACGTTCTTCCCGACGGGTTGGCCACTATGGTGGGACAAAACGGGCGGACATTGTCAGGCGGCCAGCGCCAGCGCGTGGCTATTGCCCGCGTTTTCCTGAAAGCCGCGCCGATTCTCCTCCTGGATGAACCTACTGCCGGCTTGGACGCCGCTACCGAGCGGGAGGTCCTGGCCGCTCTTGACAAGTTCATGGCCGGACGCACCACTATCCTGATTACTCACCGCTTAATCGGTCTAGAAAATATGGACGAAATACTTGTCCTGTACAGGGGGCGGATTGTGGAGCGCGGCCGCCAGGCAGAGCTGCTTGCCCGCCAGGGGCTGTTCTATCAGATGTGGCGGCTGCAGAACGACCGGCTGATGTAA
- the fliS gene encoding flagellar export chaperone FliS produces the protein MNAMNMANAYKTQQIMTAPPEQLTLMLYNGAIKFVDESIQAIEQRDFPKAHASNLRAQDIVRELMVTLDMQYEIAKTWYQLYDYILYRLIQGNIKKDKDQLQEARGMLQEFRDTWVEAMKRARAGQAAVGQAVGR, from the coding sequence ATGAACGCAATGAACATGGCCAACGCCTATAAAACGCAACAGATCATGACGGCGCCGCCGGAGCAGCTGACCTTGATGCTGTACAACGGCGCCATCAAGTTCGTCGATGAAAGCATTCAGGCGATCGAGCAGCGTGATTTCCCCAAGGCCCATGCCAGCAACCTGCGGGCTCAGGACATTGTCCGCGAGCTGATGGTGACGCTGGACATGCAGTATGAGATTGCGAAGACATGGTATCAGCTGTATGACTATATTCTCTACCGCCTGATTCAGGGCAATATCAAGAAGGACAAAGACCAGCTCCAGGAAGCCCGCGGCATGCTGCAGGAATTTCGCGACACCTGGGTGGAAGCCATGAAGCGGGCCCGGGCCGGTCAGGCCGCCGTCGGCCAGGCGGTCGGGCGCTAG
- a CDS encoding RrF2 family transcriptional regulator produces MQLNQATDYAFRIVLHLACLPSGQVVNGQTLAEQENIPQRFLLKIMRSLTQAGLIKSYRGTDGGFALARRPEEITIWDIICAIEGEVTIHRCLADRTACSKHCTHECPVHAVLGQIQAELVAALRQADFATLASQRRTQEEMEGKR; encoded by the coding sequence ATGCAGCTTAACCAAGCAACCGATTACGCTTTCCGCATCGTACTCCATCTTGCATGCCTGCCATCCGGTCAGGTAGTAAACGGACAAACGCTGGCAGAACAAGAAAATATTCCGCAGCGGTTTTTGCTCAAAATTATGCGGTCCCTTACCCAGGCCGGTCTGATTAAGTCTTACCGCGGCACAGACGGCGGATTTGCCCTGGCTAGACGGCCGGAGGAAATCACGATCTGGGACATCATTTGCGCCATAGAGGGCGAGGTCACCATTCACCGCTGCCTCGCCGACCGGACGGCGTGCAGCAAGCACTGCACCCACGAATGTCCCGTCCATGCCGTGCTAGGGCAAATTCAGGCTGAGCTTGTCGCCGCGCTGCGGCAGGCAGATTTTGCTACCCTGGCCTCCCAACGCAGAACTCAGGAGGAAATGGAGGGAAAAAGATGA
- the cydB gene encoding cytochrome d ubiquinol oxidase subunit II, which produces MELSILWFILVAVLFAGFFLLEGFDYGVGILLPFLGKSDLERRLVINTIAPVWDGNEVWMITAGGALFAAFPHVYATLFSGFYMALFLMLLALIVRGVAFEFRSKDDSLMWRRVWDFCITCGSAVPALLWGVAVANLIKGVPINAKMLYAGTFFDLLSLYTLVAGVAFLLVFTFHGALFLTLKLEGELMMRARQAALVLGVPTAAACLALAWLSYTNTDLFNSTLASIAFGGAVGAFVLAYLFVRNQKCGWAFGMSSLTILLITAAFFAGLFPRLIVSSLNPAWSLTIYNAASTPYTLKIMTIAALTLVPVVLAYQAWTYWVFRKRVSPQNLEY; this is translated from the coding sequence ATGGAACTGAGCATCCTGTGGTTTATTTTGGTTGCCGTATTGTTTGCCGGCTTTTTCCTTCTCGAAGGGTTTGACTATGGGGTAGGTATTCTGCTGCCGTTTCTTGGCAAAAGCGACCTGGAGCGCCGATTGGTTATCAATACCATTGCTCCCGTGTGGGACGGCAATGAGGTGTGGATGATCACCGCCGGCGGGGCGCTGTTTGCTGCCTTTCCCCACGTTTACGCCACCCTGTTCAGCGGCTTTTACATGGCCCTCTTCCTCATGCTGCTGGCGTTAATCGTACGGGGGGTGGCGTTTGAATTCCGCAGCAAGGACGACAGCCTCATGTGGCGCCGCGTCTGGGACTTTTGCATAACTTGCGGCAGTGCCGTGCCCGCTTTGCTTTGGGGTGTGGCCGTCGCCAACCTGATCAAAGGCGTTCCCATTAATGCCAAAATGCTCTACGCAGGTACATTTTTTGACCTCCTCAGCCTTTATACACTGGTAGCCGGCGTAGCGTTTTTGCTGGTGTTTACCTTCCACGGCGCCCTCTTCCTCACGCTTAAGCTGGAGGGCGAGCTTATGATGCGGGCGCGTCAGGCAGCTCTCGTCTTAGGCGTGCCTACCGCCGCTGCTTGCCTTGCTTTGGCATGGCTATCTTATACTAATACCGACCTGTTTAACAGCACCCTTGCCAGTATAGCCTTCGGCGGGGCTGTCGGCGCATTCGTCCTGGCATATCTGTTTGTCCGAAACCAAAAATGCGGTTGGGCGTTTGGAATGAGCAGCCTGACCATCCTGCTGATAACGGCGGCCTTCTTTGCCGGTCTGTTTCCCCGGCTCATCGTCTCAAGTCTCAATCCTGCCTGGAGTCTGACTATTTACAACGCCGCGTCCACTCCGTATACGCTGAAAATTATGACCATCGCCGCCCTGACGCTCGTCCCCGTTGTCCTGGCGTACCAGGCCTGGACGTACTGGGTATTCCGTAAGCGGGTGTCGCCACAGAACCTTGAATATTAG
- a CDS encoding flagellar protein FlaG has product MEVTVKPIDKMAALTSQRVAPGENAPKAEAVPKADQAGTQARSAEPDQEKKQLSRDELSEISQELNKFMQLLNANIQFALHEKTQRLMVQVVDTKEQKVLKEFPPHELLDTIAKIRDYVGFLLDKRA; this is encoded by the coding sequence ATGGAAGTAACTGTCAAGCCGATAGATAAAATGGCAGCGCTTACGTCCCAGCGCGTGGCGCCGGGGGAGAACGCGCCCAAAGCCGAAGCTGTGCCCAAGGCCGACCAGGCCGGAACCCAGGCGCGTTCGGCGGAACCCGATCAGGAGAAAAAGCAGCTTAGCCGCGACGAATTAAGTGAAATCAGCCAAGAATTGAACAAATTCATGCAGCTGCTCAATGCCAACATTCAATTTGCCTTGCATGAAAAGACGCAGCGGCTGATGGTTCAAGTGGTGGATACGAAAGAGCAAAAGGTGCTTAAGGAATTCCCCCCGCACGAATTATTGGACACCATTGCCAAAATCCGGGACTATGTCGGTTTTTTGCTGGATAAGCGGGCCTGA